CAGATCCTCTgtggtgaagactgatgcaaagaattcagttAGCTtctcttgtcttccttgagtgctgctTTAACACATCTGGTGTCTGACTCTttgtcaggcttcctgcttctcacgCATTTGTTTTTTGCATCTTTagcaagttgcttctcaaattctttcCTGGCCAGACTTCTTCTACTTTTACATtttacttgccagagtttgtgctgcttttttttattttttatatggagatatacctatctcgaAAGgctattgagtccagccccctgccttcactagcaggaccaagtactgatttttgccccagatcccaaggtggccccctcaaggattgaactcacaaccctgggtttagcaggccaatgcttgaaccactgagctatccctccctccctgtttttCTCACTGggatttgattgattgattttttaatttggggtatacatttagtctgaGCCTCTATTAAGGTGTTTTGAAAGTTGTCTCCATGCTGCTTTCAGGTATTTTACCTTTGTTCTCTTTTTAATTTCCTTCTACCATCCTCATTCCTGTGtagttcccttttttaaagttaaatgttactaTGGTGGATACAGTAGTGGGGTGAAAAGATCAGACACATAAGACACTTACAGGATCCTGCGACGATGCAGACAATCAGCCCAAGTCTGCAGGGGAAAAGTTGTGCCTtgctaatctattagaattctttgagcatGTCAGCAAGAGTGCATCCCGGCAATGACACCCCGCAAGTCTGACCTCCAGTGAAATAACGCAACAGTCacttgtaaatgtttatggcttATCAcaacccagtaaatagtctgggggtggaggccctggggcaGAGTCCTAACTAGGCATTTTAGTGCCCAGGGTGAGCAAGCATATTTGCGCCCTCTACCAGAGGCATTTGGCCAAGTAGCTGGGAAGTAtcagacacgtagatgaacaTTGCTTCACTCTGGGAACTATCGGacgcatagatgaacatgatttgttgggggagAGTCAACACGACTTTtataaagggaagtcatgcctcaccaatctatcagaattctttgagggagttaCCTACCAAACGTGGATTGGGGGATCCAGTTGACAGTGTCTCTGGATTTTCAGAAACCCTTTAACAAGGTCACGCAccaaggctcttaaggaaactaagtaacTGTGGGATAAGGGGgatggtcctctcatggatcagtaactggttgaaagataggagacaaagggtagaaataaatggtcagttttcacagtggagagaggtgaacagcagggtcccccaaggatctgcactgggtccagtgctgttcaacattttcattaacaaTCTGGAAGAAGGAGCAGACGGTgaagtgacaaagtttgcagatgatacaaaatcatTCGTGTCCAAAGCTGCCTGCAAGGAATTAGaagctctcacaaaactgggtgatggggcaacaaaatgacagatgaaattcaatgttgataagtgcaaagtaatgcacactgaaaaaaataatcccagctataTGCACACCCACTGtagtaacatttaactttaaaatgGGGAACTACACTGTTCTTTCCTTGTTACCACTCAGAGATCTTGGAGTCTCCGTAGATAGTTCTTTGTGCACTGTGCAGTAGTTTTCAGCCGTGGTCAGAAAGGTGAACAGTtaagaactattaggaaagggatagaaaataagacagaaaatataatgcctctatataaatccatggtgtgttcacaccttgaatactgtgtccagaggatatagtggaggggaaaaaaacaataattagcggtatggaccagcttccatacgaggagaggcTAAAAGGATTAGGCAGCATAGAAAAAAGATGACCAAGGAGGGATAAGACagaggtctctaaaatcatgaatggggcggagaaagtgaatagggaagtgttatttaccattTCACACCCTACAAAAACGAGGGGCACCCGATGCAATTGATAGGCAGTGAGTTTTATACAAACAAGAAGAAGTATTCCTTCACACTATGcgcaattaacctgtggaactcattgccactggATGTTatggccaaaagtgtaactgggttccaaacaaaacaaaactggaggacaggtctatcaatggctattagccaagatggtcagagatgtagctccatgctctgggtgaccCTAATCCTCTGATTatcagaagcaggagaggaagaTGAGTGGATCACTtcataattgctctgttctgtacactccccttGAAGCCGTGGTGTGGGCGACTGTCGGAGACGGGGCATAATGGCCCATGGTTTGACCCAGTGTGGCAGCTCTTGTGATCTGATGTGGCACTGAAGCCTTGTATGTGATTCCCAGCTTCGCTCCAGTGCCTCTTTAGAGCCCAGTCTCCCGCGTGCTGTGCTCCAGCACAGTCGCTGACTGCGGGGGTATTTGTTAGCAGTTCAGCCCCTTGATGCCTGATCTCCCCTGTCTGCTGCAACCCCCTTGCTCCTGTGGGGCAGGACCCTCCTTCGTCTCCATAGACATTGGCCctctgttcctcctcctcctcctcgctgctgTTTCCTCCTGTCTCTTCCTGCTCCTCTCACTGGCGCCTTTGTTCTTCCGCTTTTGTCCGGTGCTTTAACCAACCCTGCTTCCTTGGCTCCCCCCCCCGtgaccctgagcccctccctcgTCTGTGGCAGCCAGCTGACCCCCCAATAGCCCACCTGTGCCCCCAGCTCGACGGATTGGCCCGGGGAGGCGAGCTTTCCCTGGGCACCGCTAACGCCCCGTCTCCCTTCTTTGCAGATGACCGCCCAAAGCCTGTCCCGGTTGTAAGTAAACCTGTCTCCCTAGAGCCAAGTAAATCAGCGTCCccgtctcccccgccccccctgaTCGCCGAGGTAGAGCCTGTGCTGCTGGCCCCGGTGCCGCTGGAGAGCCCAGTGGACGTGGACACTAAAGCGGAGCTGGCTGAGGCTCCTGCAGAGACACATGAACCTCTTAAAGCCACCACTACAGtgccagggggcatggagcagCCCGAGGAAGCCCCTGCCTTGGACacagagccccaggaggaggcagcTGCCACCCCTGTCCTGGAAGCCCCTGCCCAACCGGTGCTGGTAGAAACACAAGAGGAGGTGGCACCAGTGGAGGAGGTGGCACCCGTGGAGGTGGCACCCCCGGAGGAGGTGCccctggaggaggagctgccagctAAGCCtactgctccccccagccccccgccctcccaggaAGAGGCCTCCAGCGAGGCTGCTGTTGAATCCAATGGAGCCTTGGAGGAAACGCCAGAGCCGGTGGCCGAGCCCCCTGTGTGCCAGCCAGAGCCAGTCGTGGAGTCTCCTGTTGCCCAGCCAGAGGAGCTGGTGCTGCCCAACGGGCTGGAGGTACCTGGCAAGCAGGAGGCCGACGAGCTAGAGGAGCTGCCGGAGTCGGACCTCAGCCCCATCTCGGAACCCGAGGAGGTTAAGGTGGAGGAGCCGGccatcccagcctccccccctgcggaggaggaggaggaggaacaggaggaagaagaggagtgcGAGGAGCCCCTAGAAGCACCAGAGCAGAATTCCCCGTTGGAAGCGCCTCTTTCCCAGAGCTCCGAGGAGATCATGcaaggtgtgggggctggggggggaggggcacccctggGCTAAGGATGGGGGCTCCTGGAGCAGGAAGCTCCAGGGTCGCAGGGGAATCGCTCCCTGtactgcagggggaggggctcaaaatggggtttgtttgcttttcatcggaggggtggccggggcacatatCTCTCTGCCCCTTGCGGGGCCAGGGTCTCActttcccacctctcccctccaGTCGCCGTGTCGGTGCCAAAGAAAAAGCGGAAAATGAAGGAGCTCAACAAGAAGGAAGCCGTGGGCGACCTGCTGGATGCCTTTAAAGAGGTGGGTGTGTGGTCTTCGGAGCCAGCATGGGCGCTGCGTTCCCACCCCCGCACCGCCCAGGGCTGCTGCCTCTCGTGATGAGCTCCTGTTAGTGCCATCGTGTCTGGGCCACTGATGCACCGTGATGGAACTGAGGATCTGagctgcagcaggggcagggtTTGAGGGCACGGGGTAGTTGTGTGCCTAGCGCTCCCTCTAACTGGGAGCTCTCTGCACTGGGGGCTGCTATGGGACAGGGTATCCTGGGGGCCCTGAGTACGTTTCCAGGGTCTtgggagggtctggctgggttCCTCGCTCACTTCTTGTCTTGCTGGCTCCTTCCATTGGAAGTCTCAGATCAGCGATGGTGCCTCTGAGGTGGAGAACAAGCCCCCAGTCCCTGAGCCCAAGGAGGCCGCCCCAGCCTGCCCTCAGGAGGAGACGGAGGAGAcctgggaagagaaggaggacaAGCTGGATCCGGAGAAGCTCAAGGCTGCAGATCAGAAGTACCAGTACAAGGAAGGTGAGCCTTCCTTCAGCCAAAGTAGGTGTCCTGCTCATTGCTTCCTTCTTGCGCTCGGACGGGCCCGGCCTACTGTGATGACATCCGCTACGAGCCATCGTGTCTGGGCCACTGACGCTCTGTGATGGAACTGAGGATCTGAGCAGGCGGGGGTTGCACTGGTGGGGTGCCGGGAGCGCGCGCCGGTCGTCCTGCTGACTTTCACTGCTCTTGGCTTTCACATCCACGTGGTCACTGTCCTGGCTCGCCGGCTTCTGCAGAGACTCCACCCCAGCAGGGTCCACTAGCACCTAGCGCAGActggaattgggggggggaggggggcagatccATTCACAACCTGCTAGTCCAGTGGGCGCTGGAGGACAGTGGGTCTTCGGGCAGGGCAGGAGCTTCAAGCTTAGGCTGCAGGTTGGGTCCTGCAGACGCCGGAACCCAAGGGGTGATGCCAGCCCTGCACGTCGGGGAGCTGGAAGAGCTGCTGGTCCCAGCATGCCCTGTGGCCTGCAGGCTTTGCCCGCTGCCTGCCCCTCTGCGGTATGTGAGGCTGCCCTGTTGTGGAGCCTCCTGATAGCCGTCGTGGCACAAGGATCTGCATCTGCCATGTTGGGTTGATGTGGGCTTGACTTCCCACATCCCCGTACATCAGGGTGGTGGGCAGAGACTGGCAGTGTCACCACTGAGCCAGGCGTGACCTTCCTCCCACTGCAGGGGACCcgtggggccgggctggggccagtACCGCTCAGTGCCCGCCGTGTGGGgctgctcctctctccctgccttgcctgctgcttctctgccccctcttcccGCCTTACGACGTCCCCCGGGtgtgggctgtggctgggagcgaTGTGGTTTTTCAGGGTGGTCTTTCCTCTGCCACAGAACAATGGAAGCCCCTGAACCCAGAGGAGAAGAAGAGATATGACCGGGAATTCCTGCTCGGGTTCCAGTTCATATTCGCCAGCTTGCAGAAACCCGAGGGGCTGCCCCAGATCAGTGATGTGGTGCTGGACAAGGTCAGTGCCACCACCAGACTGGTGAGGACCCTGGATCTACCGCCGCGAGCTTACCACCAGATGGGGGAAATGCCACTAACCGCTCTTAGTTCCATGCTCGGTCTCTCTGTGGACTCTATGGCCAGAACATGAGACCCAAGTAGCTCGGGTGGTGGGATGGGCACTGGGAATGGGCATTGCCATGGCCTGGATCAGATCCCAGTGGAAATAGGTGATACCCACTGAGCCAACATTGGCCAGTAGCTGTTCTGAAGTCATCCGGTGCACTCGGGCACGTGGTGCTGGGCAGCTGAGAAAAGTGCCCAGTCTGGAATGGGCAGAGCCTCACTTGCTGCTTCTGACCCTGCCTTCAAACCACAGCAGCTCCTTGGCTGAGACATGCCAGAGGTGTCTTCCCTTGGAGTTGTCCCATCCGTGTCATCTCCCCTTGCTGTGGGAGAAGAGAATGttgctaaatgcaaagtaatggaaAACAACCCCAACTGtacgtacaaaatgatggggttaaattagctgttaccactcaagagagagctcttggagtcactgtggatggttctctgaaaacatccaatcaGTTTGCAGCGGCAGgcaaaaaagggaacagaatgttgggcatcattaagaaagggatagataagacagaaaatatcctattgcctctatataaatccatggtaccgcccacatcttgaataccgcgtgccgatgtggtcgccccatctctaaaaagatatattggaattggaaaaggttcagagaaagacaacaaaaatgattagggtatggaacagcttccatgtgaggagagattaacaagtCTGGGACGGCTCGggaaagaaatgactaagggggatatgatagaggtctataaaatcatgactggtgtggaggaagtgttatttactcctcataacacaagaactaggggtcaccaaatgaagtaaatagacagcaggtttaaaacaaagataaggaagtacttcttcacacaacgtacagtcaacctgtggaactctttgccaggggatgttgtgaaggacaagacactaacagggttcaaaaagagctagataagttcatggaggataggtccatcaatggctattagccaggatggacagggatggtgtccctagcctctgtttgccagaagttgggaatgggcgacaggtggatcacttgatgatgacctgttctgttcattccctctggggcacctggcattggccactgtcgaaagacaggatactgggctagatggacctttggtctgatccagcctggccgttcttatgagactGTGATCCAGCCATTTTCCTTGCTGCGCTCCCACTGGGCCCTGGTAGAGCTATATGGCCTGAGCCTTCTGggtgccctgctcccctcctggcATTGCCCCCTCGGCTACAGTGACCCTTCTCCACTTGGCAGCCGAGGATGTAGCTTGCCAATGGGGCctggctctgccttcagcccagCAGACTGGGAATTCTCAGTgggtttctccccctccccccctttctgaCTTGCAGGTGAATAAAACACCTATGCGACCGCTGGACCCCATCCGCCTAAGCGGGATGAACTGCGGCCCTGACTTCACCCCTTCCTTTGCCAACCTGGGCCGTCCGTCCATGGGCAACCGGGGACCGGTAAGTGCTTCAAAGGTCACCAgcctctgcctccttcctgctCGCCTGCATGACCATCTCCTGGTTGTGCCATCGTGTCTGGGCCACTGATGCTCTGTTATGGAACCGAGGATCTGAACGGGCCCAGGAGCCTTTGCGGGTGCCATCAGCCCATCTGGCTTGTTCTTACAGTGGGGGCTGGATACAGACCCGTTGCATGGGGTGCAAGGCCCCGAGTCTGCCTGCCAGTGGCATGTGGGGAGATGAGAAGGGAAGTGCTGatgtctcctcttcctcctcctcagcccgcAGGGTTGGGCCCGCGCCGCTCGCAGCAGAGCCAGAGGAAAGAACCCCGGAAAATCATCGCCACGGTGTCCCTGAACGAGGACATCAAGCTCAACAAGGCTGAGAAGGCCTGGAAGCCCAGCAGCAAGCGGGCTGCCGAGGAGGAGGATCCTGACAACATCAAGACGCAGGTGGGTATGGAGGAGCTGTGGGAAGCCAGGGGGCTTGGGGCGGACGGGGCCGGCGCTCACTCACCGTGTCTGGGGCGTCCCTGCAGGACCTGTTCCGGCGCGTGCGCAGCATCCTGAACAAGTTGACGCCGCAGATGTTCCAGCAGCTGATGAAACAGGTCACGGAGCTGTCCATTGACACCGAGGAGCGGCTCAAGGGCGTCATTGACCTCATCTTCGAGAAGGCCATCTCCGAGCCAAACTTCTCCGTTGCCTATGCCAACATGTGCCGTTGCCTTATGGGGGTGAGTGCCCTGAGGGCTCAGCTCCGCCGAGCTCTGTGTGTCCTGGCACCTTCCCGCCACAGAAATCAGAGCCTCTTAGAGCCTTTGTGGAGCCGGGACCCCCatcttacaggtggggaaactgaggcaccgtgGGGGTCAACAGAGGGATTTCTATGAGGTGGCAgagtggggatggatggaagCCACGAGTCCAGGCTCCCAACTCTAATGGCTCAGACACTGCACCTTGCGTGGGGTGCAGCGGGCAGCTGTCCCCTTGTTGGGCTGGAGCAGGACTGGCTGCGGGGGGTGAGGGTATAGGGTTGGTTGGCCAGCCTGGTGGGTATTACCCCCCCCTCATCTCTGGTCCCATCCCTCCCTGCAGCTGAAAGTCCCCACGACTGACAAGCCGGCGGTGACCGTGAACTTCCGCAAGCTGCTGCTGAACCGCTGCCAGAAGGAGTTTGAGAAGGACAAGGACGACGACGAGATCTTTGAGAAGAAGCAGAAGGAGATGGACGACGCTGCTGCCGTGAGTGGGGCTGTtcccagggggcaggggggcgAGGTGTGATCGGGAGCAGCGGGGTGCGGCTCTCTTGGCTAAACCccgctctcctcccctccccacagccggAGGAGAAGGCTCGCCTGAAGGAGGAGCTGGACGATGCGCGGGACAAGGCCCGGAGGCGCTCTCTGGGGAACATCAAGTTCATCGGGGAGCTCTTCAAGCTGAAGATGCTGACGGAGGCCATCATGCACGACTGCGTGGTCAAGCTGCTCAAGAACCATGACGAGGAGTCGCTCGAGTGCCTGTGCCGCCTGCTCACCACCATTGGCAAGGACCTGGACTTCGAGAAAGCCAAGGTAACCCgccgccctctccccccagctcccctgccccggGCCTGTCGGTCAGGGAGCACCGGAAAGCAGGGCgtgtggcagcagctgcccttaCAGGCTGCTTCACCTTGCTCAGTGGCCTAGGACTGTAGGGTACCAGGCCTTGCCCTTCAGAGCCATGCTGGCCCTGGCACCCCATTGCAGGGCGGGTTGTTGATGCTGCCTATGGGGGGCTCTGGAGGGGGACAGGGAGCGTGTGTGGGGCTGAGCTGTTGGGACTGGGGAGTCGGTGCCTCCCCCGGGCGACCGGTGATCCAGGATGCTGCGCTCGCAGCCGTAGTGCAGGGAGCCGTGGGGCCCTGGCACGCTGCCATGCCAGGCGTGGGGAGGGCATTGGTGGTGACTGGGGTAACGCTGTCTCCCCTCGTGCAGCCCAGAATGGATCAGTATTTCAACCAGATGGATAAGATCATTAAGGAGAAGAAAACGTCGTCTCGAATTCGCTTCATGCTGCAGGATGTGATTGACCTCAGGCGGGTAAGGTGCCAGCCTTGCCCCTGGATAGGCGGGCATGACCCTCCCGGGTAAGGGATGTGCACACACAGGTAGATgagtgccagccccacccccatgtccTCAGGATAGACGGGGGCATGACCCTGCTGGGTTGGGTGAAGTACACATCCCTCCTCCAGCCTTGGGATAGATGGGTGTcaagcccacacccctcccctccccctggatcCATGGGGCCAGCCTTGCCTCTTGGATAGACAGGCATGACCGTGGCGGGTAAGGTGcgtgccctgcccccttcccagcaGGAGGGCTTCAGCTCAAAGGCTTTGGGATCCACACCCGTACTGTGACCTCTGCTCCCAGCTAGTGACCCCTGTTGCTGGGGTCCCACGTGGcaccgcagcccctgctagcctcTGGGCCTTGGCTagaatccctccagcagctgtttGATGCAGGGAGGCTCCCGATTCTGAACCGCTCTGCACCAAAGGCTGCTGCAAACAAACCCCGAGAGCCAGGCAGAGGGGGGCACGGTGGGGTCTGGCATAGAGCAGCGCTGTGGCCATCAAACCCACAGTTCTACTCTCCCTCCTCCTGGGTTGGTTGGCATTGtgtagcccccacccctccagagaTGTGCGGGTGGCATGCCACCTGCTACTGGCCTGGGAAAACAGCAGGAGGCTGTCTGGGCCGGGGAGTGGAGCTGGAGAGAGTCCATGAAGGCTGCCCccctgccgggggcggggggggggggagagacatggGAAATCAATGCCTGGCTGCGATGGCAACGGGCTCTGGATTCGAAGGCAGGTAGCTGAGGCAGCGTGTGGGTAGAACCGTGTCTGTGCGGAGTGAGCCCCTGGCGGGGTGCCGGATGCTGGAGAATCCTATGCCAACGTGGCCCATCTGGCCATTCCTGTCCTGCACAGATGGGAAGGCAGTGCGTAGACAGCCCGATGGATCCTTTCCCCCTCCCGCAGCCGCTgtaacccccgctccccccgtGCCCTTTGCAGAATAACTGGGTGCCGCGGCGAGGGGACCAGGGCCCTAAAACCATCGACCAGATCCACAAGGAGGCGGAGATGGAGGAGCATCGGGAGCACATCAAAGTGCAGCAGCTCATGTCAAAGCAGGACAAGAGGAGAGGGCCTCCTGGTTCCTCATCTGGAGGTGAGAGGCCTGTGAGCTTCTTGGAGCACCTTGCTGAGTCCCCATGGCCCTGGCCAGGGGGACAGGCAAACCATGTCGAGTGCTGGGATTGGggggctcatagaatcatagaatatcagggttggaagggacctcaggaggtcatctagtccaaccccctgctcaaagcaggaccaattcccaactaaatcatcccagccagggctttgtcaaggtgggccttaaaaacctctaaggaaggagattccaccacttccctaggtaacgcattccagtgcttcaccaccctcctagtgaaagtgtttcctaatatccaacctagacctcccccactgcaacttgagaccattgctccttgttctgtcatctgccaccactgagaacagccgagctccatcctctttggaaccctccctcaggtagttgaaggcagctatcaaatcccccctcactcttctcttctgcagactaaacaatcccagttccctcagcctctcctcataagtcatgtgctccagaccccctaatcatttttgttgccctccgctggactctttccaatttttccacatccttcttgtagtgtggggcccaaaactggacacagtactccagatgaggcctcaccaatgtcgaataaaggggaacgatcacgttcctcgatctgctggcaatgcccctacttatacagcccaaaatgccattagccttcttggcaacaagggcacactgttgactcatatccagcttctcgtccactgtaacccctaggtccttttctgcagaactgcttcctagccattcggtccctagtctgtaacagtgcatgggattcttccgtcctaagtgcaggactctgcacttgtccttgttgaacctaatcaggttttttttggcccaatcctctaatttgtctaggttcctctgtatccaatccctcctctctagtgtatctaccacgcctccccgtttagtgtcatctgcaaacttgctgagagtgcagtccacaccatcctccaggtcattaataaagatattaaacaaaaccggccccaggaccgatccctggggcactccacttgaaactggctgccaactagacatggagccattgatcactacccgttgagcccgacgatctagccagctttctatccaccttacagtccattcatccagcccatacttctttaatttggcggcaagaatactgtgggagactgtatcaaaagctttgctaaagtcaaagaataacacatccactgctttcccctcatccacagagccagttatctcctcatagaaggcaattaggttagtcaggcacgacttccccttggtgaatccatgctgactgttcctgatcactttcctctaagtgtttcataattgattccttgaggacctgctccatgatttttccagggactgaggtgaggctgactggcctgtagttccccggatcctcctccttccctttttgacCCTGCTGCTCCCAGGGTCTCAGGCCTGTGACATTTACAGACCGgtttgaatggttcaccctttcCACACGCCCACCTGGGGGCTCTTGGGGATGGCTGATAGCCCTCGCCCCGGCAGACCCAGAGCGCCCGCCGGGGCAGGATCCCATGTTCCTGTGGGCCTGGGGCTGCCTGCTCctcaggccctggctctgccctgtgaGCGTGATGTGGGGGGTCTGTATCTCTcagtggtgctgggggtggcTGGTGACCTTGGCCTGGTCTGTCCCTGTGCCGTACAGGTGGGCGAGGGAGCCAGGTTGCAGATGATGGCTGGAACACTGTCCCCATCAGCAAGGGCAACAGGCCTATTGACACCAGCCGGATAACCAAGATCACAAAggtgagtggggtggggatgggggcgagCGTTGGTGGTGTCTGGGGGAAGGGAGCTCTCTTCAGCCACAGAACTGGGCTCCAGTCTCAATTTTCCTTTACATGGTCCTAGTCCTTATGCTTATAAAGCTTTGAAAACGTGCTGGCGTGTAACCAGTGTCgatgtctgcagacagcctgaatcGATAGCTGTGAGACGGATGACCGGCTCTATTCAGCCCAATtgggtgttaactctgaaacctaaagaggGCACACTGAATGCCACCATTAACTGTTTTGCTGGGGATCATCTCAACAGAAAAGTCCAGCTCCTACTTACCCTTCGGTCCAGGCCGCTTCCCCAGGAGCGCTGAGCACATAGTGCCAGTGATAACGAATACTGAGCAGCTGCCGCATTGGCTGCGCTGTTCCACCTCCTAGCAACCTCACGAAGCGCAGCTGCTGTGGAATGACTCGAGCAGTGCCAGATCAGAGGCTTTGCTGCAGGATCTAGGGCCAGCTTGATTCGGGGCGCGCGGCCGCCTGCCCGTAGGCTGCGTGGGCTCTTGGGCGAGCAGCATGGTCCCAAACcgcctgggagcccagctctgggtggaTGCTGCGTGTCTGGCAAGGCCTttccctgctgggctctgagccCTGTGTGCTGGCATGTTCCCTCCCCACCGTCTGCCAGCTCCTTTCggcgggggggaggcggggcgtAGTGCTAGACAAGAAACAACTCGAGCCAGCTCCGTGTCGgtttctctctctgcagcctggaTCGATCGACTCCAATAATCAGCTGTTTGCACCTGGTGGGCGTctgagctgggggaagggcagcAGCGGGGGATCTGGTGCCAAGCCTGCTGACTCAGGTACGTGAGCAGTGCTCGCCGGCTCTGTGGCGGGGGGAGCCTGGTGCCTGGGTGGTCTGTCTcagaaatgggaggggggggggtgctgtgccCACACCCAGTTCTGA
This region of Chrysemys picta bellii isolate R12L10 chromosome 9, ASM1138683v2, whole genome shotgun sequence genomic DNA includes:
- the EIF4G1 gene encoding eukaryotic translation initiation factor 4 gamma 1 isoform X7, which encodes MNKAPQPTGGAPTAPHPAPSPGLPQSAFPPGQTAPVVFNPSQATQMNTPSQPRQHFYQSRAQPPTSASRVQSNTSARPGPPAHVYPAASQVMMIPSQISYPASQGAYYIPGQGRSTYVVPTQQYPVQPGAPSFYPGANPPEFGTYAGAYYPAQGVQQFPAGVPTAQVMMNQQPPIPTKRERKTIRIRDPNQGGKDITEEIMSGARTSSTPTPPQPGSGLEPQANGETPHVAVIVRPDDRPKPVPVVSKPVSLEPSKSASPSPPPPLIAEVEPVLLAPVPLESPVDVDTKAELAEAPAETHEPLKATTTVPGGMEQPEEAPALDTEPQEEAAATPVLEAPAQPVLVETQEEVAPVEEVAPVEVAPPEEVPLEEELPAKPTAPPSPPPSQEEASSEAAVESNGALEETPEPVAEPPVCQPEPVVESPVAQPEELVLPNGLEVPGKQEADELEELPESDLSPISEPEEVKVEEPAIPASPPAEEEEEEQEEEEECEEPLEAPEQNSPLEAPLSQSSEEIMQVAVSVPKKKRKMKELNKKEAVGDLLDAFKESQISDGASEVENKPPVPEPKEAAPACPQEETEETWEEKEDKLDPEKLKAADQKYQYKEEQWKPLNPEEKKRYDREFLLGFQFIFASLQKPEGLPQISDVVLDKVSATTRLVNKTPMRPLDPIRLSGMNCGPDFTPSFANLGRPSMGNRGPPAGLGPRRSQQSQRKEPRKIIATVSLNEDIKLNKAEKAWKPSSKRAAEEEDPDNIKTQDLFRRVRSILNKLTPQMFQQLMKQVTELSIDTEERLKGVIDLIFEKAISEPNFSVAYANMCRCLMGLKVPTTDKPAVTVNFRKLLLNRCQKEFEKDKDDDEIFEKKQKEMDDAAAPEEKARLKEELDDARDKARRRSLGNIKFIGELFKLKMLTEAIMHDCVVKLLKNHDEESLECLCRLLTTIGKDLDFEKAKPRMDQYFNQMDKIIKEKKTSSRIRFMLQDVIDLRRNNWVPRRGDQGPKTIDQIHKEAEMEEHREHIKVQQLMSKQDKRRGPPGSSSGGGRGSQVADDGWNTVPISKGNRPIDTSRITKITKPGSIDSNNQLFAPGGRLSWGKGSSGGSGAKPADSASDATRPATSTLNRFSALQQSAPAESQDSRRVVQRSSSSRDRSEKAGERGERFERERLERGDRLERPDRGERADRNRPPITKRSYSKETEDRSRERERQGAQEAVRKVSSMTEERDRSREPVKREPAPPAAPAKPELSEEELEKKSKAIIEEYLHINDMKEALQCVQELACPSQLYVFVRNGIESTLERSMIAREHMGLLLYQLVKAGNLTKEQYYKGVHDILEIAEDMEIDIPHIWLYLAELITPILREGGIPMEELFREIAKPLVPIGKASTLLLEILGLLCKGMSHKKAGTLWREGGLSWKEFLPEDQDVNKFVTEQKVEYTMGDSSDTPSRKELTAEELCKQMEKLLKENSNNQRIYDWIEANLSEHQVSSNVFVRALMTSVCHSAIVFENPYRVDTTVIKSRAKLLQKYVCEEQKELQALYALQALVVKLDQPPNLLRMFFDALYDEDVIKEEAFYKWESSKDPAEQQGKGVALKSVTAFFTWLREAEDESDNN